Proteins encoded together in one Candidatus Sulfotelmatobacter sp. window:
- a CDS encoding DUF1569 domain-containing protein, with the protein MIARCEKQQGRSRKLLDHPILGPLTGNQWRKFHLVHGLHHVKQIRRLRQA; encoded by the coding sequence ATGATTGCACGCTGCGAGAAACAACAGGGGCGGAGCCGCAAGTTGCTGGATCATCCGATCCTGGGGCCGCTTACCGGGAATCAATGGAGGAAGTTTCACCTGGTGCACGGTTTGCATCATGTGAAGCAGATCCGCCGTTTGCGGCAGGCCTGA
- a CDS encoding DUF1569 domain-containing protein — translation MDPRLQRLQEEIATAIAGLSAEQLCAHRPGKWCTAEILEHLYLSYAGTVKGFARVAEAGKSAATTPTWGQRVQTLVVVGFGYMPSGREAPRTAFPRGISPEKVLTEMGPGSPRWMP, via the coding sequence GTGGACCCTCGCCTTCAAAGATTGCAGGAAGAGATTGCAACGGCAATCGCCGGACTATCGGCCGAACAGTTATGCGCGCACCGGCCGGGGAAGTGGTGTACCGCAGAAATCCTGGAGCATTTGTATTTGAGCTACGCCGGCACCGTGAAGGGATTTGCGCGCGTGGCTGAAGCTGGGAAGTCGGCAGCCACGACGCCAACCTGGGGGCAACGCGTCCAGACGCTTGTGGTGGTGGGATTCGGCTACATGCCTTCCGGTCGGGAAGCCCCGCGGACGGCATTTCCCCGCGGAATTTCACCAGAAAAAGTGTTGACCGAAATGGGCCCAGGATCGCCGAGATGGATGCCATGA
- a CDS encoding TetR/AcrR family transcriptional regulator — MPRHPDPDLEQNILAAASRLWARGGEKALTMRAVAKAAGTTTPTVYERYRDRDDILRSLRLETRRNLFAALSQTRTLREACQSYLEFALEHGHAYEMLFDGVAKPPSLHEPWPSFNLMRERVAKRLGGQPRRHTRLMLGVWSLMHGTAMLIIRGGFENALRIQTIHACLDALEGILDSAARSKSFLHSGPKWPPHLILGEGKHSRVGNGQETAKRKNKSKIRKRR; from the coding sequence GTGCCCCGGCATCCCGATCCTGATCTGGAACAAAACATTCTCGCCGCCGCCTCGCGGCTGTGGGCCCGCGGTGGCGAGAAAGCGCTCACCATGCGGGCCGTAGCCAAAGCGGCCGGCACCACCACGCCCACGGTGTATGAACGTTACCGCGACCGCGACGACATTCTCCGCTCACTGCGCCTGGAAACCCGCCGCAACCTTTTCGCCGCGCTCAGTCAAACCCGCACTCTGCGCGAGGCCTGCCAGTCCTATCTGGAGTTTGCCCTCGAACACGGTCATGCCTACGAAATGCTTTTCGACGGAGTTGCCAAGCCCCCTTCCCTGCACGAGCCCTGGCCATCCTTCAACCTCATGCGCGAACGCGTGGCCAAACGCCTGGGAGGACAACCGCGACGGCATACCCGCCTCATGCTCGGCGTCTGGTCGCTGATGCACGGAACCGCCATGCTGATCATTCGCGGCGGTTTTGAGAATGCGCTGCGCATCCAGACCATTCACGCCTGCCTGGACGCACTCGAGGGCATCCTGGATTCGGCAGCGCGATCAAAAAGCTTTCTTCATTCGGGTCCGAAGTGGCCACCGCATCTCATCCTGGGCGAGGGGAAGCACAGCAGAGTGGGAAACGGCCAGGAAACAGCCAAGCGGAAAAACAAATCGAAAATCAGGAAACGCAGATGA
- a CDS encoding tetratricopeptide repeat protein yields MSIAAWGQNSVPSTPGSSTPAPSSPVPSDSQERDYSATPGSKPITPHNPTLAPPRSDRVNADDLDNRPGESSSKDSPIDLSPPADDAKAHPESSDILMDAESAPGNGNVGEFHPWNPHKAAKDIEVGDFYFKRKNYRAAEDRYREALLYKENDAVATIRLAVCLEKLDQNDEARKLYESYLKILPHGPQSEEAQKALRRLKGNPASAAATDKMLQ; encoded by the coding sequence ATGAGTATTGCAGCGTGGGGACAGAATTCCGTTCCATCAACTCCCGGGTCATCGACCCCTGCGCCCTCGAGTCCTGTTCCATCGGATTCCCAGGAGCGGGATTACTCGGCGACGCCCGGGTCAAAGCCCATCACACCGCATAATCCGACGCTGGCGCCTCCGCGTTCCGATCGCGTCAATGCGGATGATCTGGACAACCGACCGGGCGAGAGTTCGAGTAAAGACAGTCCGATCGACTTGAGCCCTCCGGCGGATGATGCGAAGGCGCATCCCGAGAGCTCAGACATTCTGATGGACGCGGAGAGTGCTCCAGGCAACGGCAATGTCGGGGAGTTTCATCCCTGGAATCCGCACAAAGCGGCGAAAGACATTGAAGTGGGAGATTTTTATTTCAAGCGCAAGAACTATCGCGCCGCCGAAGATCGCTATCGCGAGGCGTTGCTATACAAAGAAAATGACGCGGTCGCAACCATCCGCCTGGCGGTATGTCTGGAAAAATTGGATCAGAATGACGAAGCTCGTAAGCTCTACGAGAGCTATTTGAAAATCCTGCCGCACGGGCCGCAGTCGGAAGAGGCCCAGAAGGCGCTGCGACGACTGAAGGGCAATCCCGCTAGCGCTGCCGCTACCGATAAGATGCTCCAGTAG
- a CDS encoding sugar phosphate isomerase/epimerase: MSYPNFSRRSFLAASAVLPWALRGIASSAASSSIPVGLELYSVREALKQDSEGTVRAVAKMGYQVVEFYGPYFEWTEAQAKQMRKVMDEVGIRCNSTHNDADNFLPTNINKARDLNLILGSKYVVLAWTDPKTGTDGWKQVADKLNSAADALAPAGLKPGYHNHQAEWAAVAGERPMDILAKNTKPSVMLQLDVGTCLEAGADPVAWIRANPGRIRSIHCKDWSPDPNVGYKTLFGEGKADWKGIFQAAQNGGGVEYYLVEQEGSRYSELETAQKCLEALRAPRWWPRPRIRG, translated from the coding sequence ATGTCCTACCCTAACTTTTCCCGGCGGTCATTTCTCGCTGCGTCAGCGGTGTTGCCTTGGGCTTTGCGTGGAATCGCGTCCTCGGCTGCGTCCAGCTCGATTCCGGTAGGCCTTGAACTCTATTCCGTGCGTGAGGCGCTCAAGCAGGATTCGGAGGGGACCGTGCGAGCGGTCGCCAAGATGGGATATCAGGTGGTGGAGTTCTATGGTCCATATTTCGAATGGACCGAGGCGCAGGCGAAGCAGATGCGGAAAGTCATGGACGAAGTAGGTATCCGCTGCAACTCGACGCACAACGATGCCGACAATTTCCTGCCGACTAACATCAATAAGGCTCGCGATCTGAACCTGATCCTTGGCAGCAAGTATGTCGTGCTGGCGTGGACCGATCCGAAGACAGGTACCGATGGCTGGAAACAAGTGGCGGACAAGCTGAATTCGGCGGCCGACGCGCTCGCGCCTGCCGGCCTGAAGCCGGGATATCACAATCATCAGGCGGAGTGGGCGGCGGTCGCCGGAGAGCGGCCCATGGACATTCTGGCGAAGAATACGAAGCCTTCGGTGATGCTGCAACTGGATGTCGGCACTTGCCTGGAGGCGGGCGCGGACCCGGTGGCCTGGATCCGAGCCAACCCGGGGCGCATTCGGTCCATCCACTGTAAAGACTGGTCGCCGGATCCGAACGTTGGCTATAAGACTTTGTTCGGAGAGGGCAAGGCGGATTGGAAAGGAATTTTTCAGGCCGCGCAGAATGGGGGCGGAGTCGAATACTACCTGGTCGAGCAGGAGGGAAGTCGGTACTCGGAGTTGGAGACCGCGCAGAAGTGCTTGGAGGCGTTGCGCGCTCCGCGATGGTGGCCTAGACCAAGAATAAGAGGATAA
- a CDS encoding winged helix-turn-helix domain-containing protein: protein MSLQPPKVQTSVRLGEDFELDFGAYKLRRSGRALKLERLPMEVLLLLVEQPGELVTREQIVERIWGKNVFLDTDNSINGAIRKIRQALRDDPEQPQFIQTVTGKGYRFIALVSSHDQVNPQASVTPEALPPPVEVKRFAIRGWQAAISLSLTLIVVLVAAAAAYRLWLRPSAQPSSSHGKLMLAVLPFENLTGDPAQEYVSDGLTEEMITELGRLNHEHLGVIARTSVMFYKQNPKPLDQIGRDLGVQYVLEGSVRRDPSRVRVTAQLIQVKDQTHLWARNYDRPAGDVLALQQEITQEIADEVELALGEPRAPNAGVHNIAASTTSSEAYDLYLKGRYFWNRRTPQGFQQAADYFQQAIAKDPNYARAYAGIADTFALMSTWNAVPQNEFMPRARTAALKALALDETLAEAHASLALIAENYDYDWQTAEKEFRRAIQLDPDYATAHQWYAEYLSWQGRVNEALAESERARQLDPLSLIIATDHGAIFYCARQYDRAIAQFRAVLDMDPNFSRAHGGLIDAYEQAGRAAEAEGEVDRFAPNDSPWYWAQRVNLYGRSGRTADARRGLAKLEHLVRRQPQLATPTLLLAYVGTGQNDLAIGLLQKAYAEHSNVVTTLKVDPNYDGLRTDPRFQELLRRLAFPE from the coding sequence ATGTCGTTGCAGCCACCAAAAGTTCAGACTTCAGTTCGCCTCGGAGAGGATTTCGAACTCGATTTCGGCGCCTACAAATTACGCCGCTCCGGTCGTGCGCTCAAGTTGGAGCGTCTGCCGATGGAGGTCCTTCTGCTTCTGGTTGAGCAGCCCGGCGAACTTGTCACCCGCGAGCAGATTGTCGAAAGAATCTGGGGTAAAAACGTTTTTCTCGATACCGACAATAGCATCAACGGCGCGATCCGCAAGATCCGCCAGGCCCTCAGAGATGACCCGGAACAACCCCAATTCATACAAACCGTAACCGGGAAAGGCTATCGCTTCATTGCGCTGGTGTCGTCGCACGATCAGGTAAACCCACAAGCCAGCGTGACCCCCGAGGCTTTGCCTCCGCCGGTTGAGGTTAAGCGGTTCGCCATCCGCGGGTGGCAGGCGGCGATCTCTCTCAGCCTGACGCTCATAGTTGTACTTGTCGCAGCAGCTGCGGCCTACCGCTTGTGGCTGCGCCCGTCAGCTCAGCCCTCCTCATCTCATGGAAAACTGATGCTGGCCGTTCTCCCCTTTGAAAATCTCACCGGAGACCCCGCCCAGGAGTACGTCAGCGACGGCCTGACCGAGGAAATGATCACCGAGTTGGGACGTCTCAACCATGAACACCTGGGAGTGATCGCTCGCACCTCCGTCATGTTCTACAAGCAAAATCCCAAGCCTTTAGATCAGATAGGACGCGACCTGGGCGTGCAGTATGTTCTCGAAGGCAGCGTCCGCCGCGACCCCAGCCGCGTCCGCGTAACTGCCCAGCTGATTCAAGTGAAGGACCAGACCCATCTCTGGGCGCGCAATTACGATCGCCCAGCCGGCGATGTCTTGGCCCTGCAACAGGAAATCACCCAGGAAATCGCCGATGAAGTTGAGCTCGCTCTGGGAGAGCCGCGTGCGCCCAACGCAGGAGTCCATAACATTGCCGCTTCTACCACGTCCTCTGAAGCCTACGACCTTTATCTGAAGGGCCGCTATTTCTGGAACAGACGGACGCCGCAAGGCTTTCAGCAGGCGGCTGATTATTTTCAGCAGGCCATCGCGAAAGACCCGAACTACGCCCGCGCCTACGCTGGAATCGCGGATACATTTGCGCTCATGAGTACATGGAACGCTGTTCCGCAGAATGAATTCATGCCCCGAGCGCGCACCGCGGCGCTCAAGGCGCTCGCACTGGATGAAACCCTGGCCGAGGCCCACGCGTCGCTGGCCTTGATCGCCGAGAATTATGACTATGACTGGCAGACCGCGGAGAAAGAGTTTCGACGTGCGATCCAGCTGGATCCCGACTACGCCACCGCTCACCAGTGGTACGCCGAATATCTTTCCTGGCAGGGACGAGTGAATGAGGCGTTGGCGGAAAGCGAGCGCGCCCGTCAACTGGATCCGCTGTCGCTGATTATTGCTACCGACCACGGAGCAATTTTTTACTGCGCCCGGCAGTACGACCGAGCCATCGCACAATTTCGTGCCGTGCTTGACATGGATCCAAACTTCTCCCGTGCTCACGGCGGCTTGATCGATGCCTATGAGCAAGCTGGCAGGGCGGCGGAGGCCGAGGGTGAAGTCGACCGCTTCGCGCCTAACGACAGCCCATGGTACTGGGCGCAAAGAGTGAACCTCTACGGACGGTCGGGGCGAACCGCCGACGCTCGACGCGGCCTGGCGAAACTCGAACACCTGGTTCGCCGTCAACCCCAGCTCGCGACGCCCACCCTGTTGCTCGCCTATGTCGGTACCGGCCAAAACGATCTAGCCATTGGCCTGCTGCAAAAGGCCTACGCCGAGCATTCCAATGTCGTCACCACCCTGAAGGTTGACCCTAACTACGATGGGCTGCGCACTGACCCGCGATTTCAAGAGTTACTGCGTCGCCTGGCTTTCCCCGAGTGA
- a CDS encoding OmpA family protein — protein MNRTSLTICLAISMAATVGCASKNYVKQQTTPLINKTNELDDLTAKNTKDIKDVDARAQAGIQAVNTKTADVEQKAQAAGQTATSAQQMADAANGRVGVLTNTVANLDNYHAVAETSVKFGFNKDNLTDKSKQVLDQLAASIASTKGYIIALEGGTDSVGSADYNYDLSQRRANSVIQYLATKYNVPAHKIYVIGLGKDKPVESNKTSNGRADNRRVDVRLMTNTVGDTTQPAPTTGQNNPSSM, from the coding sequence ATGAATCGCACTTCGTTAACGATTTGTCTGGCAATCAGCATGGCGGCCACTGTCGGTTGCGCCAGCAAGAACTATGTGAAGCAGCAGACTACGCCGCTGATCAACAAAACCAACGAACTCGACGATCTGACGGCGAAGAATACCAAGGACATCAAGGATGTTGACGCGCGCGCCCAAGCCGGCATTCAGGCCGTGAACACCAAAACTGCCGACGTGGAGCAGAAGGCGCAGGCCGCCGGGCAGACCGCAACGTCCGCGCAGCAGATGGCGGATGCCGCGAATGGCCGCGTGGGCGTGCTGACCAATACGGTCGCTAATCTCGACAACTATCACGCCGTAGCCGAGACTTCGGTGAAGTTTGGCTTCAACAAAGACAATCTGACCGACAAATCCAAGCAAGTGCTCGATCAGTTGGCGGCCAGTATTGCTTCGACCAAGGGCTACATCATCGCGCTCGAAGGCGGAACGGATTCCGTCGGCTCGGCGGATTACAACTACGATCTCAGCCAGCGCCGCGCTAATTCGGTGATCCAATATCTTGCTACCAAGTACAACGTTCCCGCGCACAAGATTTACGTGATCGGACTCGGCAAGGATAAACCGGTGGAGTCGAACAAGACCTCTAATGGCCGGGCCGACAACCGTCGCGTGGATGTGCGCCTGATGACGAACACCGTGGGCGATACGACGCAGCCGGCGCCGACCACAGGGCAGAATAATCCGTCATCGATGTGA
- a CDS encoding alkaline phosphatase family protein, whose product MSLGRVVGMVFLRRVLAASFALIAFSSAGSTPALTQSITPAPPAQSSQPQLTKSPEGKAEEAARAAARAKAHHFDRVLIIVLENVDYEVASKDKSFMDLAAGGASFTNFHALFHPSYPNYLAMVAGTDFGIHGRGRMFADNQVNLPADAAHRTIADRLVAAGLDFKQYAEELPEGTCPWNLSTQRVSGKRGNYVRRHVPFLSFREVQEKWCDHVIHVDSSKSDNFFVQDAKKGLVAYSFYTPNMNHDGHDTNAKTAGAWVKKFLDDTFPEKLRQGTLVVVTFDESGGNADNRILTLFLGDMVKPANQQDPKALDKRYTHYSVLRTIEDNFGLEPLTANDRAAAPIVDIWK is encoded by the coding sequence ATGAGTCTTGGTCGCGTTGTAGGGATGGTATTCCTCAGGAGGGTTCTGGCCGCGTCTTTCGCTCTGATTGCCTTCTCGTCCGCCGGTTCGACGCCGGCGCTTACCCAAAGCATTACTCCCGCTCCGCCGGCGCAGTCGTCGCAACCCCAACTGACAAAGTCTCCGGAGGGCAAAGCGGAAGAAGCGGCGCGGGCAGCGGCGCGGGCCAAGGCGCATCATTTCGATCGCGTTCTGATCATTGTTCTCGAAAACGTGGACTATGAAGTTGCCAGCAAAGATAAGAGCTTCATGGATCTGGCCGCGGGTGGGGCCAGCTTCACGAATTTTCATGCCCTGTTTCACCCGTCGTATCCCAATTATCTGGCGATGGTCGCGGGCACCGATTTTGGAATTCATGGCCGCGGGCGCATGTTCGCGGACAACCAGGTGAACCTGCCTGCGGATGCCGCGCACCGAACCATTGCCGATCGTCTCGTCGCTGCCGGCCTCGACTTCAAGCAGTATGCGGAGGAACTGCCGGAAGGCACGTGCCCCTGGAACCTCTCCACGCAGCGCGTGTCGGGAAAACGCGGCAATTACGTGCGACGGCATGTGCCGTTTCTGAGTTTCCGGGAGGTGCAGGAAAAGTGGTGCGATCACGTGATTCACGTCGATTCCAGCAAGTCCGACAACTTCTTTGTGCAGGATGCGAAAAAGGGTTTGGTCGCTTATTCTTTTTATACCCCCAACATGAATCATGACGGCCACGACACCAATGCCAAGACGGCAGGAGCGTGGGTAAAGAAGTTCCTCGACGACACGTTTCCAGAAAAGCTGCGCCAGGGCACGCTGGTGGTGGTGACGTTCGACGAGTCCGGCGGCAACGCCGACAACCGCATCCTGACGCTATTTCTGGGCGATATGGTGAAACCCGCGAATCAGCAGGATCCCAAGGCGCTCGACAAGCGCTATACGCATTACAGCGTGCTGCGAACGATCGAAGACAACTTCGGCCTGGAGCCGCTGACGGCCAACGATCGCGCGGCGGCGCCGATTGTGGATATCTGGAAGTGA
- the uvrC gene encoding excinuclease ABC subunit UvrC, whose protein sequence is MDLQAKIRTIPTEPGVYLYKNAEGDVIYVGKAKNLRSRVASYFHEARWEDAKTGTLVREAIDVDYIVVANNKEALALENNLIKQRKPRFNILLRDDKTYPYVKLTLGERFPRVYVTRRLRKDGSCYYGPYFPGNLAYRIVDLIHRNFLIPSCKVDLTRFHPRPCLQYYIKRCLGPCVKELTTPEAYQEAVRDVKLFLEGRPTDLSRSLHARMEQAAAAQEYERAARYRDLISTVEQLQERQRMAAAEGDDADVFGYHYENGMLAVNLFHMRAGKMVDRREFFWEELPEFAAPTDLDSNTDHAETDDHVGTDAFVRPGEPGSPAHLADTADTLEGNPSLASLGTDGRMRPSPRETSPHETSPFPHEPAPSQQSFSPGEFFSALLKQLYIGQPYVPRHLYVPVDFEDRQELEDLLSDQQSDKSVRPTRVHILVPQRGDKRSLIDLAGNNAKQSYDQRFRVLKPNARKIQEELQEALSLPDLPKRIECFDISHIQGAETVASMVVWEEGKMKKSDYRKFIIRTVEGVDDFASMREVVTRRYKRMVDENKPMPSLVLIDGGLGQLHAAAEALDSLEIINQPLAAIAKREEILYVYGQEKDPIALDHHSPMLHLIQLIRDEAHRFAVTFHRKRRQMRDRSTELLEIPGVGAGTTRRLLEHFGSLQSVKQADTAALSAVVTRTQAEAIKNHFRK, encoded by the coding sequence ATGGACTTGCAGGCGAAAATCCGCACCATTCCCACCGAGCCCGGCGTATACCTCTATAAAAACGCCGAGGGCGACGTCATCTACGTCGGCAAGGCGAAGAACCTGCGCAGCCGCGTTGCCAGCTACTTTCATGAAGCACGATGGGAAGACGCCAAGACTGGCACCCTGGTGCGCGAAGCCATCGACGTCGACTACATCGTCGTCGCCAACAACAAAGAGGCGCTGGCGCTCGAAAATAATCTGATCAAACAGCGCAAGCCGCGCTTCAACATTCTGCTGCGCGATGACAAAACTTATCCCTACGTGAAACTCACGTTAGGCGAACGCTTCCCGCGCGTCTACGTAACGCGCCGCCTGCGCAAAGACGGCAGTTGCTACTACGGACCATATTTTCCTGGAAATCTCGCGTACCGCATTGTCGACCTGATTCATCGCAATTTTCTGATTCCTTCGTGCAAGGTCGACTTGACGCGCTTCCATCCCCGACCGTGCTTGCAGTACTACATCAAGCGCTGCCTCGGTCCGTGTGTGAAGGAGTTAACCACGCCGGAGGCCTACCAGGAAGCGGTACGCGACGTGAAATTGTTTCTCGAAGGTCGTCCGACGGATCTGAGCCGCTCGTTGCACGCGCGCATGGAGCAAGCAGCCGCCGCGCAGGAGTATGAGCGCGCCGCAAGATATCGCGATCTCATTTCGACGGTCGAGCAATTGCAGGAGCGCCAACGCATGGCCGCCGCCGAGGGCGACGACGCCGACGTCTTCGGCTATCACTACGAAAACGGAATGCTGGCGGTGAACCTGTTCCACATGCGCGCCGGCAAAATGGTCGACCGCCGCGAATTCTTCTGGGAAGAACTGCCGGAGTTCGCGGCTCCGACGGATCTGGACAGTAACACAGACCATGCGGAGACAGATGACCATGTGGGGACGGACGCATTCGTCCGTCCGGGCGAGCCAGGCTCGCCAGCGCATTTGGCCGACACCGCCGATACGCTGGAAGGAAACCCCAGCCTAGCTTCGCTCGGCACGGACGGACGAATGCGTCCGTCCCCACGTGAAACCTCCCCACATGAGACCTCTCCATTCCCACATGAGCCGGCGCCATCCCAACAATCATTCTCGCCGGGAGAATTCTTCTCCGCCCTACTCAAGCAGCTGTACATCGGTCAGCCCTACGTCCCGCGCCATCTCTACGTGCCCGTCGATTTTGAAGATCGCCAAGAACTCGAGGACCTGCTCTCCGACCAGCAGTCGGACAAGAGTGTCCGACCCACGCGAGTCCACATTCTGGTTCCGCAGCGCGGCGACAAGCGCTCGCTGATCGATCTGGCGGGCAACAATGCCAAGCAGTCGTACGATCAGCGCTTTCGTGTGCTCAAACCCAACGCGCGTAAGATTCAGGAAGAACTGCAGGAAGCGCTCAGCCTGCCCGACCTGCCGAAGCGCATCGAGTGCTTCGACATCTCGCACATTCAGGGCGCGGAGACCGTCGCGTCCATGGTGGTGTGGGAAGAGGGCAAGATGAAAAAGTCGGACTACCGCAAATTCATCATTCGGACGGTCGAAGGCGTCGACGATTTCGCCTCGATGCGCGAGGTCGTGACCCGCCGCTACAAACGGATGGTTGACGAAAACAAGCCCATGCCGAGTCTTGTGTTGATCGACGGCGGGCTCGGCCAACTGCACGCCGCGGCCGAAGCCCTCGACTCGCTGGAGATCATCAACCAGCCGCTGGCCGCCATCGCCAAGCGTGAAGAAATTCTCTATGTCTACGGACAGGAAAAAGATCCGATCGCTCTCGATCATCACTCGCCCATGCTGCACCTGATTCAACTGATTCGCGATGAGGCGCACCGATTCGCCGTGACCTTCCATCGCAAGCGTCGCCAGATGCGCGACCGCTCCACCGAACTGTTGGAAATTCCCGGCGTCGGCGCCGGCACAACACGGCGATTGCTGGAACACTTTGGCAGCTTGCAATCCGTAAAGCAGGCTGACACGGCAGCACTTTCCGCCGTCGTCACCAGGACGCAGGCTGAGGCGATCAAGAATCACTTTCGGAAATAG
- a CDS encoding SDR family oxidoreductase yields the protein MAHKSELGALIVTGASRGIGAAVARLGAQRGFAVAVNFSSGEAAAKKVVDEIVAAGGRAVPIQANVAYEADIVRMFEMAKREFGPIKALVNNAGVTGGFARVENVTAAAVDEVFAVNVRGAILCSREAVRRMSTRRGGAGGAIVNISSIAARTGAAGEWVHYAASKGAINSFTVGLAREVATEGIRVNAVAPGLVDTELHAANGDPDRLQRLMGTIPMGRPGQPHEIAEGVVWLLSPEASFTTGANLEIGGGR from the coding sequence ATGGCCCACAAATCCGAACTCGGCGCTCTGATCGTGACGGGGGCCAGCCGTGGGATTGGCGCGGCGGTTGCCAGACTCGGCGCGCAGCGCGGGTTTGCGGTTGCGGTCAACTTCTCGTCCGGCGAAGCTGCCGCGAAGAAAGTAGTGGATGAAATCGTCGCCGCCGGGGGACGCGCTGTCCCGATACAGGCCAATGTAGCTTATGAAGCGGACATCGTGCGCATGTTCGAGATGGCGAAGCGCGAATTCGGTCCGATCAAGGCACTGGTGAACAATGCCGGCGTAACCGGTGGCTTCGCTCGCGTAGAAAACGTAACCGCGGCGGCTGTGGATGAGGTTTTTGCCGTGAATGTGCGCGGAGCGATCCTGTGCTCACGCGAGGCCGTGCGCCGCATGTCGACTCGTCGCGGTGGTGCGGGCGGCGCGATCGTCAACATCTCCTCGATCGCGGCGCGCACCGGTGCGGCGGGCGAATGGGTGCACTACGCCGCATCGAAGGGCGCCATAAACAGCTTCACTGTTGGTTTGGCGCGCGAAGTGGCGACGGAAGGAATCCGCGTGAACGCGGTTGCTCCCGGCTTGGTCGATACAGAACTGCACGCCGCAAACGGCGATCCTGACCGTTTGCAACGATTGATGGGAACCATCCCGATGGGAAGACCGGGCCAGCCCCACGAAATTGCGGAGGGAGTAGTTTGGCTCTTGTCGCCGGAGGCTTCGTTCACGACGGGCGCGAATTTGGAAATTGGCGGCGGCAGGTAG